A genome region from Eschrichtius robustus isolate mEscRob2 chromosome 4, mEscRob2.pri, whole genome shotgun sequence includes the following:
- the LOC137763540 gene encoding LOW QUALITY PROTEIN: centrin-4-like (The sequence of the model RefSeq protein was modified relative to this genomic sequence to represent the inferred CDS: inserted 2 bases in 1 codon; deleted 1 base in 1 codon): protein MCIPRPALPPCPHHTSPVKKCCLPGQNRCEPRRREVAKGQAPGTVEAEGCLAAQDLAVGRSTSLRTSLFSPSLREVPVPRSSARHWDAKAPGGRTFPSGSHFAQASNCRTSSGQWKKRAAXKLNETQKQEIKEGFDLFDVDGSGTRDVKELKIAMRALGFEPKKEEIKKMIAEIDKEGIGTISFEDFLSIMSVKMYSSDFSEKDEKEEILKAFKLFDDDNTGSISVNNIKRVAKELGENLTDDELQEVLDEADHDGDGEINEEEFLRMMQKTTLY, encoded by the exons ATGTGCATCCCAAGACCCGCACTGCCCCCGTGCCCACACCACACCTCTCCTGTAAAGAAATGCTGCCTACCAGGCCAGAATCGCTGTGAACCAAGGAGGAGGGAAGTCGCTAAAGGCCAAGCCCCAGGCACTGTGGAGGCTGAGGGATGCCTAGCGGCGCAAG ACTTAGCAGTTGGTAGAAGCACCTCGCTACGAACCTCGCTCTTTTCTCCATCCCTACGAGAGGTTCCAGTTCCCCGAAGTTCTGCCCGGCACTGGGACGCCAAAGCGCCCGGGGGAAGAACCTTCCCTTCCGGTTCGCATTTTGCGCAA GCATCCAACTGCCGCACAAGTTCAGGCCAATGGAAGAAAAGAGCAGC GAAATTGAATGAAACCCAAAagcaagaaattaaagagggcTTTGATTTATTCGATGTTGATGGGTCTGGAACCAGAGATGTGAAAGAACTGAAG ATTGCAATGCGGGCCTTAGGATTTGaaccaaagaaagaagaaatt aaaaaaatgatagctGAAATTGACAAAGAAGGAATCGGCACCATtagttttgaagattttttgtCCATAATGAGTGTAAAAATGTATAGtagtgatttt agtgaaaaagatgaaaaagaagaaatattgaaGGCTTTCAAATTATTTGATGATGATAATACAGGAAGTATATCAGTAAACAATATCAAGAGGGTTGCTAAGGAACTAGGGGAAAATTTGACAGATGATGAACTTCag GAAGTGCTTGATGAAGCTGATCATGATGGGGATGGAGAAATAAATGAGGAAGAATTTTTGAGAATGATGCAAAAGACCACTCTTTATTAA
- the BBS12 gene encoding Bardet-Biedl syndrome 12 protein isoform X1: MVMACRVINKRRHMGLQQLSSFAETGRTFLGPVKSSKFIIDEECHETVLISSTVRLLESLDLTSAVGQLLNEAVQAQNNTYRTGTSTLLFLVGAWSSAAEECLHLGVPISLIVSVMSEGLNSCSEEVVSLQVPIHDVFDHMVNTKTFSGPETFSVSVYPFLQIPSGTGLIQKERDLKDVASQSLATYSLSGRPVKSPQLFRSQAKVEADENTSQTPQTLKNSPLADTRCRKSVLTHSRHFSRTGNNQWISKPDVFLEQLSAATPKTYRCDDLVELEVGLSHGGHSSMKLVDEAVRLQYQNAGMQQGSCTMPFLFDISRIFTCCLPGLPETFSCVCPGYITVVSISSTTLIKELQNQPIRVVLVEGDLTENYRHLGFNKSASIKAVSESLKLQQDGSEELWTDHVLQVLIKFNVNLVLAQGNVSERLIEKCTDNKRLVIGSMNGNVMQAFAEASGAVQVAYITQVNENCVGNGVCVTIWRSIPFDTVDRINRMAIMLKTEGINLVTVVLTSPVTAQMQTKEDTFWTCAYRLYHALKEQKVFLGGGAVEFLCLSHLQILAEQSVNKGNQGCSGWLHNTSSWLASSVTQYRPTVLKCLANGWRRYLSTLLYNTASYSSEFEAGTFIQHHLQNATDSGSPSSYVLNEYSKLNSGILNSDISDKLEQIPRVYDVVTPKIEAWRRALDLVLLVLQTDSEIITGLGHTQINSQESEGFLFL; encoded by the coding sequence ATGGTGATGGCTTGCAGGGTCATAAACAAAAGAAGGCACATGGGACTTCAACAGCTTTCATCGTTTGCAGAAACAGGAAGAACTTTCCTAGGCCCAGTAAAATCATCCAAATTTATTATAGATGAAGAGTGTCATGAAACTGTGTTAATCAGTTCAACAGTAAGGCTTCTTGAAAGTTTGGATTTAACCAGTGCAGTGGGACAACTTCTCAATGAAGCAGTTCAAGCACAAAATAACACATACAGAACTGGAACCAGTACTCTTTTGTTTCTTGTTGGTGCATGGAGCAGTGCTGCTGAAGAATGTCTTCATTTGGGCGTCCCCATTTCATTAATAGTGTCTGTAATGTCAGAAGGCTTGAATTCTTGCAGTGAAGAGGTAGTTTCCCTTCAAGTACCTATCCACGATGTATTTGACCATATGGTTAACACAAAGACATTTTCTGGACCTGAAACATTTAGTGTCAGCGTAtacccttttctccaaatccctTCAGGTACTGGTTTGATACAGAAAGAGCGTGATCTCAAAGATGTTGCCTCTCAGTCATTGGCCACTTACAGTCTTTCTGGGAGACCTGTTAAATCGCCTCAACTCTTTAGGTCTCAGGCTAAGGTTGAAGCAGATGAAAACACATCACAAACTCCGCAGACTCTGAAAAACAGTCCGCTTGCAGACACCCGCTGCAGGAAGTCAGTACTAACCCACAGTAGACATTTTAGTAGGACAGGTAATAATCAATGGATAAGCAAACCAGATGTATTTCTAGAACAACTTAGTGCAGCTACTCCCAAGACTTATAGATGTGATGATTTGGTGGAGTTGGAGGTGGGTTTGAGTCACGGAGGTCACAGCAGCATGAAGTTAGTAGACGAAGCAGTACGGCTACAATATCAGAACGCAGGTATGCAACAAGGCAGCTGTACAATGCCATTTCTTTTTGACATTTCAAGAATCTTCACTTGCTGCTTACCGGGTTTGCCTGAAACTTTTTCTTGTGTCTGTCCAGGATATATCACTGTTGTATCAATATCTAGTACTACTCTGATCAAGGAATTGCAGAATCAGCCTATCCGGGTAGTTCTTGTTGAAGGTGATCTCACAGAGAATTATCGCCACCTGGGATTTAATAAGTCTGCAAGTATTAAAGCAGTATCAGAAAGCTTGAAGCTTCAACAAGATGGCTCAGAAGAACTGTGGACAGATCATGTGTTACAGGTGTTAATCAAGTTCAATGTGAACCTTGTCCTGGCACAAGGAAATGTGTCTGAACGCTTAATTGAAAAATGCACAGACAACAAGAGGTTAGTAATTGGATCAATGAATGGCAATGTAATGCAGGCTTTTGCAGAGGCTTCAGGAGCAGTGCAGGTGGCCTACATTACACAAGTAAATGAAAACTGTGTGGGCAATGGTGTCTGTGTGACCATCTGGAGAAGCATTCCCTTCGATACTGTAGATCGGATCAACAGAATGGCAATCATGTTAAAAACAGAAGGAATTAATTTGGTGACAGTAGTGCTGACTAGTCCAGTCACTGCCCAGATGCAAACCAAAGAAGATACCTTCTGGACTTGTGCCTATCGTCTGTATCATGCTCTAAAAGAGCAAAAGGTCTTCCTTGGAGGTGGCGCAGTTGAATTTTTGTGTCTTAGCCATCTTCAGATCCTTGCAGAGCAGTCTGTGAATAAAGGAAACCAAGGCTGTTCAGGATGGCTTCATAATACTTCCTCTTGGCTGGCCTCATCTGTGACACAGTACAGACCGACTGTGCTTAAATGCCTGGCAAATGGATGGCGCAGATACCTTTCAACTCTCCTGTATAACACTGCCAGTTACTCATCAGAATTTGAAGCCGGCACATTCATTCAACATCATCTACAAAATGCTACAGACTCTGGCTCTCCTTCATCTTACGTCTTGAATGAATATAGTAAACTAAATAGTGGGATTTTAAATTCAGACATTTCAGATAAACTGGAACAGATTCCAAGAGTTTATGACGTTGTTACACCAAAGATTGAGGCATGGCGCCGAGCTTTGGATTTAGTACTGTTAGTTCTTCAGACAGACAGTGAAATTATCACTGGACTTGGACACACGCAGATAAATTCACAGGAATCAGAgggctttttatttttgtag
- the BBS12 gene encoding Bardet-Biedl syndrome 12 protein isoform X3, producing MVMACRVINKRRHMGLQQLSSFAETGRTFLGPVKSSKFIIDEECHETVLISSTVRLLESLDLTSAVGQLLNEAVQAQNNTYRTGTSTLLFLVGAWSSAAEECLHLGVPISLIVSVMSEGLNSCSEEVVSLQVPIHDVFDHMVNTKTFSGPETFSVSVYPFLQIPSGTGLIQKERDLKDVASQSLATYSLSGRPVKSPQLFRSQAKVEADENTSQTPQTLKNSPLADTRCRKSVLTHSRHFSRTGNNQWISKPDVFLEQLSAATPKTYRCDDLVELEVGLSHGGHSSMKLVDEAVRLQYQNAGYITVVSISSTTLIKELQNQPIRVVLVEGDLTENYRHLGFNKSASIKAVSESLKLQQDGSEELWTDHVLQVLIKFNVNLVLAQGNVSERLIEKCTDNKRLVIGSMNGNVMQAFAEASGAVQVAYITQVNENCVGNGVCVTIWRSIPFDTVDRINRMAIMLKTEGINLVTVVLTSPVTAQMQTKEDTFWTCAYRLYHALKEQKVFLGGGAVEFLCLSHLQILAEQSVNKGNQGCSGWLHNTSSWLASSVTQYRPTVLKCLANGWRRYLSTLLYNTASYSSEFEAGTFIQHHLQNATDSGSPSSYVLNEYSKLNSGILNSDISDKLEQIPRVYDVVTPKIEAWRRALDLVLLVLQTDSEIITGLGHTQINSQESEGFLFL from the exons ATGGTGATGGCTTGCAGGGTCATAAACAAAAGAAGGCACATGGGACTTCAACAGCTTTCATCGTTTGCAGAAACAGGAAGAACTTTCCTAGGCCCAGTAAAATCATCCAAATTTATTATAGATGAAGAGTGTCATGAAACTGTGTTAATCAGTTCAACAGTAAGGCTTCTTGAAAGTTTGGATTTAACCAGTGCAGTGGGACAACTTCTCAATGAAGCAGTTCAAGCACAAAATAACACATACAGAACTGGAACCAGTACTCTTTTGTTTCTTGTTGGTGCATGGAGCAGTGCTGCTGAAGAATGTCTTCATTTGGGCGTCCCCATTTCATTAATAGTGTCTGTAATGTCAGAAGGCTTGAATTCTTGCAGTGAAGAGGTAGTTTCCCTTCAAGTACCTATCCACGATGTATTTGACCATATGGTTAACACAAAGACATTTTCTGGACCTGAAACATTTAGTGTCAGCGTAtacccttttctccaaatccctTCAGGTACTGGTTTGATACAGAAAGAGCGTGATCTCAAAGATGTTGCCTCTCAGTCATTGGCCACTTACAGTCTTTCTGGGAGACCTGTTAAATCGCCTCAACTCTTTAGGTCTCAGGCTAAGGTTGAAGCAGATGAAAACACATCACAAACTCCGCAGACTCTGAAAAACAGTCCGCTTGCAGACACCCGCTGCAGGAAGTCAGTACTAACCCACAGTAGACATTTTAGTAGGACAGGTAATAATCAATGGATAAGCAAACCAGATGTATTTCTAGAACAACTTAGTGCAGCTACTCCCAAGACTTATAGATGTGATGATTTGGTGGAGTTGGAGGTGGGTTTGAGTCACGGAGGTCACAGCAGCATGAAGTTAGTAGACGAAGCAGTACGGCTACAATATCAGAACGCAG GATATATCACTGTTGTATCAATATCTAGTACTACTCTGATCAAGGAATTGCAGAATCAGCCTATCCGGGTAGTTCTTGTTGAAGGTGATCTCACAGAGAATTATCGCCACCTGGGATTTAATAAGTCTGCAAGTATTAAAGCAGTATCAGAAAGCTTGAAGCTTCAACAAGATGGCTCAGAAGAACTGTGGACAGATCATGTGTTACAGGTGTTAATCAAGTTCAATGTGAACCTTGTCCTGGCACAAGGAAATGTGTCTGAACGCTTAATTGAAAAATGCACAGACAACAAGAGGTTAGTAATTGGATCAATGAATGGCAATGTAATGCAGGCTTTTGCAGAGGCTTCAGGAGCAGTGCAGGTGGCCTACATTACACAAGTAAATGAAAACTGTGTGGGCAATGGTGTCTGTGTGACCATCTGGAGAAGCATTCCCTTCGATACTGTAGATCGGATCAACAGAATGGCAATCATGTTAAAAACAGAAGGAATTAATTTGGTGACAGTAGTGCTGACTAGTCCAGTCACTGCCCAGATGCAAACCAAAGAAGATACCTTCTGGACTTGTGCCTATCGTCTGTATCATGCTCTAAAAGAGCAAAAGGTCTTCCTTGGAGGTGGCGCAGTTGAATTTTTGTGTCTTAGCCATCTTCAGATCCTTGCAGAGCAGTCTGTGAATAAAGGAAACCAAGGCTGTTCAGGATGGCTTCATAATACTTCCTCTTGGCTGGCCTCATCTGTGACACAGTACAGACCGACTGTGCTTAAATGCCTGGCAAATGGATGGCGCAGATACCTTTCAACTCTCCTGTATAACACTGCCAGTTACTCATCAGAATTTGAAGCCGGCACATTCATTCAACATCATCTACAAAATGCTACAGACTCTGGCTCTCCTTCATCTTACGTCTTGAATGAATATAGTAAACTAAATAGTGGGATTTTAAATTCAGACATTTCAGATAAACTGGAACAGATTCCAAGAGTTTATGACGTTGTTACACCAAAGATTGAGGCATGGCGCCGAGCTTTGGATTTAGTACTGTTAGTTCTTCAGACAGACAGTGAAATTATCACTGGACTTGGACACACGCAGATAAATTCACAGGAATCAGAgggctttttatttttgtag
- the BBS12 gene encoding Bardet-Biedl syndrome 12 protein isoform X2, producing the protein MGLQQLSSFAETGRTFLGPVKSSKFIIDEECHETVLISSTVRLLESLDLTSAVGQLLNEAVQAQNNTYRTGTSTLLFLVGAWSSAAEECLHLGVPISLIVSVMSEGLNSCSEEVVSLQVPIHDVFDHMVNTKTFSGPETFSVSVYPFLQIPSGTGLIQKERDLKDVASQSLATYSLSGRPVKSPQLFRSQAKVEADENTSQTPQTLKNSPLADTRCRKSVLTHSRHFSRTGNNQWISKPDVFLEQLSAATPKTYRCDDLVELEVGLSHGGHSSMKLVDEAVRLQYQNAGMQQGSCTMPFLFDISRIFTCCLPGLPETFSCVCPGYITVVSISSTTLIKELQNQPIRVVLVEGDLTENYRHLGFNKSASIKAVSESLKLQQDGSEELWTDHVLQVLIKFNVNLVLAQGNVSERLIEKCTDNKRLVIGSMNGNVMQAFAEASGAVQVAYITQVNENCVGNGVCVTIWRSIPFDTVDRINRMAIMLKTEGINLVTVVLTSPVTAQMQTKEDTFWTCAYRLYHALKEQKVFLGGGAVEFLCLSHLQILAEQSVNKGNQGCSGWLHNTSSWLASSVTQYRPTVLKCLANGWRRYLSTLLYNTASYSSEFEAGTFIQHHLQNATDSGSPSSYVLNEYSKLNSGILNSDISDKLEQIPRVYDVVTPKIEAWRRALDLVLLVLQTDSEIITGLGHTQINSQESEGFLFL; encoded by the coding sequence ATGGGACTTCAACAGCTTTCATCGTTTGCAGAAACAGGAAGAACTTTCCTAGGCCCAGTAAAATCATCCAAATTTATTATAGATGAAGAGTGTCATGAAACTGTGTTAATCAGTTCAACAGTAAGGCTTCTTGAAAGTTTGGATTTAACCAGTGCAGTGGGACAACTTCTCAATGAAGCAGTTCAAGCACAAAATAACACATACAGAACTGGAACCAGTACTCTTTTGTTTCTTGTTGGTGCATGGAGCAGTGCTGCTGAAGAATGTCTTCATTTGGGCGTCCCCATTTCATTAATAGTGTCTGTAATGTCAGAAGGCTTGAATTCTTGCAGTGAAGAGGTAGTTTCCCTTCAAGTACCTATCCACGATGTATTTGACCATATGGTTAACACAAAGACATTTTCTGGACCTGAAACATTTAGTGTCAGCGTAtacccttttctccaaatccctTCAGGTACTGGTTTGATACAGAAAGAGCGTGATCTCAAAGATGTTGCCTCTCAGTCATTGGCCACTTACAGTCTTTCTGGGAGACCTGTTAAATCGCCTCAACTCTTTAGGTCTCAGGCTAAGGTTGAAGCAGATGAAAACACATCACAAACTCCGCAGACTCTGAAAAACAGTCCGCTTGCAGACACCCGCTGCAGGAAGTCAGTACTAACCCACAGTAGACATTTTAGTAGGACAGGTAATAATCAATGGATAAGCAAACCAGATGTATTTCTAGAACAACTTAGTGCAGCTACTCCCAAGACTTATAGATGTGATGATTTGGTGGAGTTGGAGGTGGGTTTGAGTCACGGAGGTCACAGCAGCATGAAGTTAGTAGACGAAGCAGTACGGCTACAATATCAGAACGCAGGTATGCAACAAGGCAGCTGTACAATGCCATTTCTTTTTGACATTTCAAGAATCTTCACTTGCTGCTTACCGGGTTTGCCTGAAACTTTTTCTTGTGTCTGTCCAGGATATATCACTGTTGTATCAATATCTAGTACTACTCTGATCAAGGAATTGCAGAATCAGCCTATCCGGGTAGTTCTTGTTGAAGGTGATCTCACAGAGAATTATCGCCACCTGGGATTTAATAAGTCTGCAAGTATTAAAGCAGTATCAGAAAGCTTGAAGCTTCAACAAGATGGCTCAGAAGAACTGTGGACAGATCATGTGTTACAGGTGTTAATCAAGTTCAATGTGAACCTTGTCCTGGCACAAGGAAATGTGTCTGAACGCTTAATTGAAAAATGCACAGACAACAAGAGGTTAGTAATTGGATCAATGAATGGCAATGTAATGCAGGCTTTTGCAGAGGCTTCAGGAGCAGTGCAGGTGGCCTACATTACACAAGTAAATGAAAACTGTGTGGGCAATGGTGTCTGTGTGACCATCTGGAGAAGCATTCCCTTCGATACTGTAGATCGGATCAACAGAATGGCAATCATGTTAAAAACAGAAGGAATTAATTTGGTGACAGTAGTGCTGACTAGTCCAGTCACTGCCCAGATGCAAACCAAAGAAGATACCTTCTGGACTTGTGCCTATCGTCTGTATCATGCTCTAAAAGAGCAAAAGGTCTTCCTTGGAGGTGGCGCAGTTGAATTTTTGTGTCTTAGCCATCTTCAGATCCTTGCAGAGCAGTCTGTGAATAAAGGAAACCAAGGCTGTTCAGGATGGCTTCATAATACTTCCTCTTGGCTGGCCTCATCTGTGACACAGTACAGACCGACTGTGCTTAAATGCCTGGCAAATGGATGGCGCAGATACCTTTCAACTCTCCTGTATAACACTGCCAGTTACTCATCAGAATTTGAAGCCGGCACATTCATTCAACATCATCTACAAAATGCTACAGACTCTGGCTCTCCTTCATCTTACGTCTTGAATGAATATAGTAAACTAAATAGTGGGATTTTAAATTCAGACATTTCAGATAAACTGGAACAGATTCCAAGAGTTTATGACGTTGTTACACCAAAGATTGAGGCATGGCGCCGAGCTTTGGATTTAGTACTGTTAGTTCTTCAGACAGACAGTGAAATTATCACTGGACTTGGACACACGCAGATAAATTCACAGGAATCAGAgggctttttatttttgtag